CCCCGACCGGATCCCCTCGCCGATGCTCGGCGGCCGCGCCCGCGGCTGCTCTTCGGACATGGATGTCGTATCTCCGCGTATCTCCGAATCACCCGACACCGCAGGGGCGAGGCCTGCCTCGCCCCTGCGGAGGCCGGCCCCTGCGCTGGAGGCGAAGCCTCGCGCCGACGCCGGCTCTGCTCGGACTCGCGGGCCCGCCCCTGCGGGCTGCAAACGGTTCGCGAGGTGAATGCGGACCCCGCCGCGTCTACCCGCGCGAGTCCAGCCTCTCGATCTCGGCGCCCAGCGCGCGCAGGCGCTCGTCGATGCGCTCGTAGCCGCGCTCGATCTGGCCCACGTTGTAGATCTCGCTCTGCCCCTCGGCCCCCAGCGCGGCGATCAGCAGCGCCATCCCGGCGCGGATGTCGGGGCTCTCCACGATCCCGCCGCGCAGCCGCGAGGGGCCGATCACCAGCACGCGGTGCGGGTCGCAGAGCACCAGGCGCGCCCCCATCGCCACCAGCTTGTCGGCGAAGAACATCCGCGACTCGAACATCTTCTCGTGGATCAGGATCGTGCCCTGGCACTGCGTGGCAGTCACCAGCGCGATCGAGGTGAGGTCGGCCGGGAAGGCGGGCCAGGGGCCGTCGTCGACCTTGGGGATGTGCCCGCCCAGGTCGGCGTGGATCTGCATCTCCTGGTCGCCGGGGATGAAGAGGTCCTGCCCGCGCACCTCGACGCGCACCCCCAGCCGCTCGAAGCCGATCAGCGTGGAGTCCAGGTGCTCGGGAGCGGCGTCCTCGATGGTGATCTCGCCGCGGGTGACGGCCGCCAGCCCGATGAACGAGCCCACCTCGATGTGGTCGGAGGTGATGCGGAAGCGCTCGCCGCGCAGCTTCTCGCGCCCCTCGATCACCAGCGTCCCCGTGCCGATCCCGTCGATCGGGCACCCCATCCCCACCAGCATCCGGCAGAGGTCCTGCACGTGCGGCTCGGCGGCCGCGTTGCGGATCACCGTGGTCCCGCGCGCCAGCGCCGCCGCCATCACCGCGTTCTCGGTGGCGGTCACGCTGGGCTCGTCCAGGAACATGTTGGCGCCGGTGAGCCCGTCGCCCTTGATGCGGAAGCCGTTCGCGTCGTGCTCGAAGCGGGCGCCCAGCTTCTGGAAGGCCAGGAAGTGCGTGTCCACCCGCCGCCGCCCGATCACGTCGCCGCCCGGCGGGGGGAGCTCCATCCCCCCGGCGCGCCCCAGCATCGGCCCGGCCAGCAGGATGGAGGCGCGGATGCGGGCCGCGTGCGCGGCGTCGAGCTGCCGGTGCCCCACCTCCTTCGCGTGCACCCGCACCACGTGCCCCTTCCCACCCCGCCCGTCCTCGAAGTCGGCCTCGGCCCCCAGCGCCTGCAGGAGGTCCAGCAGGGTGTAGACGTCCTTGATGCGGGGGACGTTCTCGAGGAAGACCTCCTCGTCGGTCAGCAGCGTGGCGGCCAGCATGGGCAGGGCCGCGTTCTTGTTCCCGGCGGGGCGGATGCGCCCCTCGAGGCGCTTTCCGCCCGTGACGGCGAACGTGGGCAACTCGGGTCTCCGGACTGGGAAGTAAAGACGCGCGGCCTCGCTGGTGGGGAGGCCGTGCGCCGGTTCTGGGAGGCGGCCGCGGGAGCGCAACATTCATGCGCGGCTCCGCCGGCCCGTCCCGCGCCGGCGCAGCGGGGCGTGCAACCTGGCAGGCCGCGGGGCCGCCGTCAAACGCGCCCCGCGCCGGCCGCGGCGAACGCAGGCGACGCCTTGCCTTTGCTTGACATGTTTTCCGGGGCGGGCGTACCTTGCGCCCCGCGCCCCGTCCACCCCCGGGACGGGCCGGCCCCGAGGCCCTTCCGCGGCCTCCTTCGCCCGAGGCGCCCCCAGTGCAGCTCCTGATCGCCGTCATCAACCAGGAAGAGAAGCTGGAGGAGGTGCTGGCCGGCTTCCTGGAGCTGGGCGTCACCGGCGCCACGGTGGTCGCCAGCGAGGGGATGGGCCGCCTCCTGCGCGACGAGGTGCCGATCTTCGCCGCGCTCGAGGCGATCGGCGGAGACCGGAGCCGGCCGCGCAACCAGACGCTCTTCAGCGTGATCGACGACGACGAGAAGGTGGAGCGGGCGGTGGCGCTCCTCACCGAGGTCTGCGACTTCGGCCGCCCCGGGCGGGGGATCGTCTTCACCGTCCCCGTGAACCGCGCCGTGGGCCTCTCGCGCGAGATCGGGGACGGGTGAGCGGGGAGTGGAGCGCGCGGCTCCGGCTGCGCGTCGAGCAGTTCGCCCCCGCGCTGGGCGACGTCGAGGCCAACCTCGCCCGCGTCGCCGCCGCGCAGGCCGACGCCGGGCGCGACGGCGTGGGCCTGCTCGTCACTCCCGAGCTGTCGCTGACCGGCTACGACGTGCGCGACCGGGTGCACGCGCTGGCGGTCCCCGAGGCGCCGCGCCCCTTCCCCGCCCTGGCGGAGGGGCCCGACGTCGTGGTCGGGGCGATCGAGCAGGACGCGGCGTTCGTCCCGTACAACGCGGCGCTGCACCTGCGCGGCGGGGGCGTGCTGCACCGGCACCGCAAGGTCTATCTCCCGACGTACGGGATGTTCGACGAGGGGCGGTACTTCGGGCGCGGCGGCCGGGCGCGGGCCTACCCCGCGGGGGGCGGCTGGACCGTGGGGCTCCTGGTCTGCGAGGACCTCTGGCACCCCGCGCTCGCCTACCTGCTGGCCGCCGCGGGGGCGCACCTGATCGTCGTGCAGGCCGCCGCGGCGGGGCGCGGGGCGCTGGCGGGCGGGGAGACGGGCGGGCGCTTCGCCTCGTGGGGCTCGTGGGAGCACCTGGCGCGGGCCGCGGCGGCCGCGTACGGCGTCTACGTCGCCCTCGCCAACCGCGTGGGCGTGGAGGGCCCCTGCGTCTTCGCCGGCGGCTCGCTGATCGTCGCCCCCGGCGGCGCCGTGCTGGCGCGGGGCGACGACCTGGCCGAGGACCGGCCCACGGCGGACCTCTCGCTCGACACCGTCGCCGCCGCCCGCCGCCCGTACTCGCACGCGCGCGACGACGACCCGCGGCTGGTGCTGCGCGAGCTGGAGCGCCTGGTGGCGGAGGGCGCGTGAGCGGCGCCGACCAGGCCCGGGAGACGCGGATCGCCGAGGTGGTCGGCGCCGTCGCCCGGCAGGCGCTGGCGGACCGGGGCGCGGCGCGGATCGCCCTGCTGGACGACGGGAGCCCCGAAGCCGGGCTCGCCGCGCGGCTGCTGGAGGGCGCGCTCGGCGCGGGCGCCGTCGCGCGCGTCGCCGTTCCGTCCGAGGACGTGGAACCCGTCTTGCACGCGCTGGGCGCGGTTTCCCCGCCCCGCGTGGAAGAGGAGCTGCGGCGGATGCGGGCGCGGCTGCTGGACGGCGCGCTCCCCGCGCACCCGGCGAACAAGACCGCGCTCCTCCTGGGCGGCGCCCTCCCCCCGGAGCCGCTCTTCCCGCTGGGCGACCTGTGGGCCGGCGAGGTGGCCGCGCTGGCCGGCGGGTGGTCCGCCCCGGAGCCGGTGCGGCGGATCGCCAAAGCCGCGGGCGGGGTCGAGGCGCTGGACGCGGCGCTCGCGCGGCTGGTGGACGGGCGCGACCCGGCGGCGCTGGACGCGCTCCCCGCGGCCGCGGCCGACGAAGTGCGCCGGGCGCTGGCGGCGGGGCGCGCCTCGCGCCTCTTCCCGCGGCTGGTGCCCAAGCTGGGGGCGCGGACGCTCGGCGTGGACCTGTTCGAATGACCGTCACCTCACCCGCGAGGATCGCCGCTTGATCTCGGCCCTTCCCGCCGCCGTCCGGCCCGGCCTGGCCGCCCTGCTCGCGCAGGCCCGGCAGGACACGGTCTTCGTCGTGCAGCAGAAGCCCGACTGGCAGACCTGGATCGAGGCGCTGGCGGCCGTCGCGACCATCGTGGTCGCCATCGGCCTGCTGACGGTCGGCGTCGGCGTGATCTTCGCGGCGCTCAAGCTCAGGCAGCTGACCAGGAAGGTCGAGGAGCAGGCGAAGAAGCTCAGGGTGGACCTGGCGCCCGCCATCCAGAACGTGACGGCCGTCAGCGAGAACGTGAACCACCTGAGCCGGACCGTGCGCGCCGACGCCGACCGGCTGAGCGCCACGGTGGCCTCGGCCAACGACGCGCTCCGCCGCGCCGCCGTCGAGGCCGAGCGGCGGGTGGGCGAGTTCAACGCGCTGATCGGCGTGGTGCAGGAGGAGGCCGAAGACCTCTTCATCGGCGGCGCCGCGGCGGTGCGCGGGCTCAAGGCCGGCGCGGAGGCGTTCCGCCGCTACCAGGCCGGCGAGCTCCCCCCGGGCGAGGAGTACGAGGAGGACCTCGGGGAGGAGGACGAGTTCGAGGAAGACGACGAGGACGCGGACGAGCTGGAGATCCGCGTCACGCGCCGCGACGGAGGGCGCGACGACTGACCGCGCGAAGCGCGAGAGATGGAGCCACGCATGCCACGACAGGACACCACCGACTTCCTCACCGCCTTCGCCGTGGGCACGGCGCTGGGCATCGGCGCCACGCTGCTGCTGCGCCCCCAGCCCCGGTCGGCCAAGGAGCGGCTGCTGCGCGAGCTGAAGCCCCACCGCAAGAAGGTGAAGAAGAGCGCCGCCCGGGCGCGCGGCGAGCTGCGCGAGGCCGCCGGGGCGGGCGCCGACGTCACCGGCGAGGTGATCGAGGCGGGGCGCGAGCTGCTGGCCGAGTTCCGCGAGGAGGTGCGCCGCATCATGGACGAGGCGCGCGAGGAGATGCGCGAGGCGAAGGAGCGCGAGCGGCAGGAGCGCGCGGGGCGGAGGAAGACGCGGGCCGCGGCCGGGCGCGAGGACGGCGAGAAGGCGGGCAACGGCCGGTCCGGGACGCGGGCGAAGGAGCGCGGCGGGCAGTGACGCGGGTGCTGCTGGGGCTGGCGCTGGCGCTGCTGGCGGTGGCGCTCCTCCCGGACCCGGCGTGGGCCTGGGGTCCGGGGACGCACGCGTACCTGAGCTCGCAGGTGCTCCAGTCGCTGCACCTCCTCCCCGAGGCGGTGCGCGCGGTGCTGGCCGCGCACCCGTTCGACTACATCTACGGCTCGCTGGCGGCCGACATCTCCCTGGCCAAGAAGTACGTCCCCGAGGGCCGCCACTGCCACCACTGGCACATCGGCGAGGAGATCCACGCGGCGGCCGACTCGCGGCGGCTGCAGGCCGTGGGGCTGGGCTACCTCAGCCACCTGGCCGCCGACACCATCGCGCACAACTTCTTCGTCCCCCGCCAGCTCCTGCTCACCTCGTCCACCAAGGGGCTCGGGCACTCGTACTGGGAGGCCCGCATGGACATGGCGGTGGGCGAAGAGTACATGCGGCTCGCCCGCCGCGCCGTCACCGACCACGACCACTCGCAGGCCGACGCGCTCTTCGACCGGGTGCTCTCGGCCACGCTTTTCTCGTTCCGCACCAATCGGCGGATATTCCGGGGGATGATCCGCTTCCAGGACAACGAGCGCTGGCACTCCATCTTCGGGACCATCGTCACCCGCTCGCGCTGGGAGCTGGAGGACGGCGCGGTCGAGACGTACGCGGTGCGCTCGTTCGACTACATCGTCGACTACCTCATCCGCCGCGGCGAGGGCATCGCGGCCGCGCTGGACCCGATCGGCGAGCGCAACCTGGACCTCTCCAAGAAGGTGCGCCGCATGGCCCTGCGCGACGGCGCCTCCGAGCGCCCCGAGCTCCTGGCCGAGATGGCCGACGAGTTCTTCCCCCTCCCCGACGTCCCCTTCGGCTACCTGAACCTCCAGCAGAGCGGCAACGGCAAGGGCGCCGCCTGAATCCGCCCCGCACCAACCTTAGCTGTCACGATGCGTCCACAAATTGGACACTTCTTGACTCCCGGGCGCCGCGCGCTTATTCTGGGCCTTCGCACGCCGCTCACCTTCTACCTGGACCGAGAATTGACACCCATCGCCGCCGCGGAGAGCTTTCGGGGAGACCCCGGCCCCAACCAGGAGCGCGACATGCCCCTGCCGATCCCCCCCGAGTTCGAGCGCGCCGTGCTGGAGCGCGTCCGCTCCGGCCGCTACGCCTCCACCGAGGAAGTGCTGCAGGCGTGCCTGGAAGGTCTGGAGATGCTGGAGGAGGCGGATGAAGATCTCCGGCGCGAGCTCCAGGCCGGCAAGGAGGAACTGGAGCGTGGAGAGCGGCTGTCGCGAGAAGAGGTGCTGGCGCGGCTGCGTGAGGCCCGAACGCGCCCAGAGCTTCGCCGCTTTGTCGAAGAGCAGGTAGAGTCGGGCCGGTTCAACTCCACCCGCGACGTGGTGGAAGCCGGACTGGTTCTGCTGCAGCAGGAGCAGCCACGGTTTGATGAAGAACTCGAGGCGCTCCGACGCGAGATCGATCTGGGAATCGAGAGCGCTGAACGCGACGAGCTCATCCCGGGAGACGAGGTCGTCGCCCGCATTCGTGCCAGGTTCGGAGGGGCGGCCCGCTGAGAAACTGGCACTTCACCGCCAAGGCGTTCCGGGATTTCGAATCCGCTGCCACTTACCTCGAACAGCATGCGGTCAGTGCAACCGGAGCCGCGCACCTCGCGGATTCCATCATTGCCGCGTGCGACCTCCTCGGAGAGTCGCCGCTGATCGGCACGCCTCGCCCCGAGCTCCGCCGCGGCTTACGAAGCTTTGCGGTGAACCCGTATACCTTGTTTTATCGTGTGATTCGAGGTGAGGTGGAGATCGTGCGAGTCCTCCACCAGCGGCAGGATATCGCGAGGGAGTTCGGGAAGAAGCGCTAATCCGCCAGGCTCATCCGCCCGCCCCGAACCGTCCCGTGCGCAGGAAGCGCAGGGTGAGGTCGCGCACGTCGCGGCGGTTCATGATGAAGGAGTGGGCGGCGGGGACCACCACGTGGTCGCGCTCGCCGGCGAGGTGCGTCTCGTCGACGCTCACCTTACCGTCGTGCGCGCCGGCGATCACGCCCACGTCGACGCCGCGGGGCGCGGGGAGGGTGCGGACGGTGCTCCCCGGCGCCGTGCGCAGCTCCTCGATCGGCGGCATCAGCCAGGCGGCGTAGCGGGCGTAGCGGTCCGCGGCGGCGGCGCCCTGGTTGGGCGGGGCCAGCATGACCACGCGGCCGGCGCGCGCGGGCGGCTCGTGCGCCAGCGCCCAGCGGACGATCACGTTCCCCAGGCTGTGGCCCACGAAGTGGACCTTCGGCGCGCGGCCGAGCTCCCCGGACACGTCGCGGGCGAGCCGGGCGCCCAGCGCGGGCACCGGGTCCGAGTAGCTGGAGTAGCCCCAGTTGAGCACGCGGTAGCCCTCCGCCTCCAGCGAGCGCCCCAGCAGCCACATCGACGCGCGCGAGCGTCCCATCCCGTGCACCAGCACCACCAGCTCGCGCCGGTCGTCCGGCCCCGCCGGCTCGCCCGTCAGGTCCGACGCGACGTACCCCGCCGTGGCGCCCGTCACCCCCAGCGCCACGCAGGCGCCGACGGCGAGCCGGCGCAGCAGCGGCCGGATCGTCGTTACGTCAGAGTCTCTCCCGCCGACGGGTTTCTTCATCATCCAACGAAGCATCTGCGCACTCCAGGGGCGAAAACGCCTCGCCCCAAACACCCACCCGCGCGGATGGTTCCCCGATCACCCGGAGTCGCCCCCGCGAGCGGTTGAAGCCTCGCCCGCGTTGAGCCTGCACCTGCGTGGAAGCTGGTCGGCGAGGCTTTCCGCAGTTGTTGCCGCAGCTTCAGCCGCCTTTCGCCCCCTCAGTCGTACTCCGGCTGCAGGTTGGCGTACTTGAGCACCACCGTCTTCCGCCCCACCCCGTCGAAGTCGATCGCCGCCTTCACGTCCGTCCCGAAGCCGCTGAGCTCCGCCACCGTCCCCGCCCCGAACTGCGGGTGCCGCACCCGCGCGCCCTTCCGCAGCGAGGGCGTCTCCTGCGAGTCGGAGTAGTCCACCTGGTAGGTCGGGTCCTCCGGCTCCGGCCTGGGCGCCGCGAAGCCCAGCCGCTGGCGCCGGGT
This is a stretch of genomic DNA from Longimicrobium sp.. It encodes these proteins:
- the murA gene encoding UDP-N-acetylglucosamine 1-carboxyvinyltransferase; the protein is MPTFAVTGGKRLEGRIRPAGNKNAALPMLAATLLTDEEVFLENVPRIKDVYTLLDLLQALGAEADFEDGRGGKGHVVRVHAKEVGHRQLDAAHAARIRASILLAGPMLGRAGGMELPPPGGDVIGRRRVDTHFLAFQKLGARFEHDANGFRIKGDGLTGANMFLDEPSVTATENAVMAAALARGTTVIRNAAAEPHVQDLCRMLVGMGCPIDGIGTGTLVIEGREKLRGERFRITSDHIEVGSFIGLAAVTRGEITIEDAAPEHLDSTLIGFERLGVRVEVRGQDLFIPGDQEMQIHADLGGHIPKVDDGPWPAFPADLTSIALVTATQCQGTILIHEKMFESRMFFADKLVAMGARLVLCDPHRVLVIGPSRLRGGIVESPDIRAGMALLIAALGAEGQSEIYNVGQIERGYERIDERLRALGAEIERLDSRG
- a CDS encoding P-II family nitrogen regulator, with the protein product MQLLIAVINQEEKLEEVLAGFLELGVTGATVVASEGMGRLLRDEVPIFAALEAIGGDRSRPRNQTLFSVIDDDEKVERAVALLTEVCDFGRPGRGIVFTVPVNRAVGLSREIGDG
- a CDS encoding nitrilase-related carbon-nitrogen hydrolase, encoding MSGEWSARLRLRVEQFAPALGDVEANLARVAAAQADAGRDGVGLLVTPELSLTGYDVRDRVHALAVPEAPRPFPALAEGPDVVVGAIEQDAAFVPYNAALHLRGGGVLHRHRKVYLPTYGMFDEGRYFGRGGRARAYPAGGGWTVGLLVCEDLWHPALAYLLAAAGAHLIVVQAAAAGRGALAGGETGGRFASWGSWEHLARAAAAAYGVYVALANRVGVEGPCVFAGGSLIVAPGGAVLARGDDLAEDRPTADLSLDTVAAARRPYSHARDDDPRLVLRELERLVAEGA
- a CDS encoding DUF948 domain-containing protein, producing MISALPAAVRPGLAALLAQARQDTVFVVQQKPDWQTWIEALAAVATIVVAIGLLTVGVGVIFAALKLRQLTRKVEEQAKKLRVDLAPAIQNVTAVSENVNHLSRTVRADADRLSATVASANDALRRAAVEAERRVGEFNALIGVVQEEAEDLFIGGAAAVRGLKAGAEAFRRYQAGELPPGEEYEEDLGEEDEFEEDDEDADELEIRVTRRDGGRDD
- a CDS encoding zinc dependent phospholipase C family protein, with translation MTRVLLGLALALLAVALLPDPAWAWGPGTHAYLSSQVLQSLHLLPEAVRAVLAAHPFDYIYGSLAADISLAKKYVPEGRHCHHWHIGEEIHAAADSRRLQAVGLGYLSHLAADTIAHNFFVPRQLLLTSSTKGLGHSYWEARMDMAVGEEYMRLARRAVTDHDHSQADALFDRVLSATLFSFRTNRRIFRGMIRFQDNERWHSIFGTIVTRSRWELEDGAVETYAVRSFDYIVDYLIRRGEGIAAALDPIGERNLDLSKKVRRMALRDGASERPELLAEMADEFFPLPDVPFGYLNLQQSGNGKGAA
- a CDS encoding type II toxin-antitoxin system ParD family antitoxin; this encodes MPLPIPPEFERAVLERVRSGRYASTEEVLQACLEGLEMLEEADEDLRRELQAGKEELERGERLSREEVLARLREARTRPELRRFVEEQVESGRFNSTRDVVEAGLVLLQQEQPRFDEELEALRREIDLGIESAERDELIPGDEVVARIRARFGGAAR
- a CDS encoding alpha/beta fold hydrolase — encoded protein: MMKKPVGGRDSDVTTIRPLLRRLAVGACVALGVTGATAGYVASDLTGEPAGPDDRRELVVLVHGMGRSRASMWLLGRSLEAEGYRVLNWGYSSYSDPVPALGARLARDVSGELGRAPKVHFVGHSLGNVIVRWALAHEPPARAGRVVMLAPPNQGAAAADRYARYAAWLMPPIEELRTAPGSTVRTLPAPRGVDVGVIAGAHDGKVSVDETHLAGERDHVVVPAAHSFIMNRRDVRDLTLRFLRTGRFGAGG